In Castor canadensis chromosome 11, mCasCan1.hap1v2, whole genome shotgun sequence, a single genomic region encodes these proteins:
- the Ubald2 gene encoding UBA-like domain-containing protein 2, producing the protein MSVNMEELRHQVMINQFVLAAGCAADQAKQLLQAAHWQFETALSTFFQETNIPNSHHHPQMMCTPSNTPATPPNFPDALAMFSKLRASEGLQSSNSPMTAVACSPPANFSPFWASSPPSHQAPWMPPSSPTSYHRLHCPQPTWPPGAQQGGTQQKAMAAMDGQR; encoded by the exons ATGTCGGTGAACATGGAAGAGCTGAGGCACCAGGTCATGATCAACCAGTTCGTGCTGGCGGCGGGCTGCGCGGCCGACCAGGCGAAGCAGCTGCTTCAGGCGGCCCACTGGCAGTTCGAG ACCGCCCTGAGCACGTTTTTTCAGGAAACCAACATTCCCAACAGTCATCACCACCCCCAAATG ATGTGTACTCCTAGCAATACACCTGCCACACCACCCAACTTCCCCGACGCGCTGGCCATGTTCTCCAAACTTCGAGCCTCTGAAGGCCTGCAGAGCAGCAATAGCCCCATGACAGCCGTGGCCTGCTCCCCCCCTGCAAACTTCAGCCCATTCTGGGCCTCATCCCCACCCAGCCACCAGGCACCCTGGATGCCaccttcctcccccacctcttACCATCGCCTCCACTGCCCACAGCCCACGTGGCCCCCCGGAGCACAGCAGGGGGGCACCCAGCAGAAAGCCATGGCAGCGATGGATGGCCAGAGATGA